From the genome of Jeotgalibacillus haloalkalitolerans, one region includes:
- a CDS encoding cation diffusion facilitator family transporter, whose product MNNRFKEAEFATWVGIVANTLLTILKGVFGYISGSRALVADAAHSASDVAGSVAVLAGLRTARKPPDEDHPYGHGKAENIATIIVAILLVVVGVEIATSSAGVFFGEVPEAPGTIALAVILFSILVKEILFHYKKRIAKKIDSSALMAEAWHHRSDALSSVAAFLGVGGAILGERMDLTFLLYADPVAGLIVSLIVIKIGFSLAKEAGSIMMEQVLDSDKTNPFVETVMATPGVKRVDELLARTHGHYIVIDIKVSVDPYITVEEGHRISKNVKRRLLERHQDINNVLVHINPYNEE is encoded by the coding sequence ATGAACAATCGATTTAAAGAAGCGGAATTTGCCACATGGGTCGGAATCGTGGCAAACACGCTGTTAACGATATTAAAAGGTGTATTCGGTTATATTTCAGGAAGCCGGGCACTTGTGGCGGATGCGGCTCACTCTGCTTCAGATGTAGCCGGGTCAGTCGCTGTGCTTGCCGGACTCCGTACAGCAAGAAAACCGCCTGATGAAGATCACCCTTATGGTCACGGGAAAGCAGAAAATATCGCGACAATCATTGTAGCGATTCTGCTCGTGGTTGTAGGTGTGGAGATTGCGACTTCATCAGCAGGGGTTTTCTTTGGAGAGGTGCCTGAAGCGCCGGGCACGATTGCGCTTGCTGTCATTTTATTTTCTATTCTTGTAAAAGAAATTCTATTTCATTATAAAAAACGGATCGCTAAAAAAATTGACAGTTCTGCGCTGATGGCTGAAGCCTGGCATCACCGGTCTGATGCCCTTTCATCTGTCGCTGCGTTCCTGGGGGTTGGAGGTGCAATCCTTGGTGAAAGAATGGACCTCACATTTTTACTGTATGCCGATCCGGTTGCAGGATTAATTGTCTCGCTGATTGTTATCAAAATCGGTTTTTCACTCGCGAAGGAAGCCGGTTCAATCATGATGGAGCAGGTGCTTGATTCCGATAAAACAAATCCATTCGTCGAAACAGTCATGGCAACACCCGGTGTTAAACGGGTAGATGAGCTGTTAGCCAGAACGCACGGTCATTACATTGTCATTGATATTAAGGTAAGCGTGGATCCATACATCACTGTAGAAGAAGGACACCGCATTTCTAAAAACGTAAAACGCCGGTTGCTCGAGCGCCATCAGGATATCAATAACGTGCTGGTTCATATTAATCCGTATAACGAAGAATGA
- a CDS encoding spore coat protein CotJB — protein sequence MERQLPKEYYTKLEAIQAIDFVIYDLVLYLNTHPDDAQAIQQYNYYSAYSSRLKTEFEACFGPLRFGMPTQELQHWEWAESPWPWQV from the coding sequence ATGGAAAGACAGCTGCCAAAAGAGTATTACACAAAGCTTGAGGCGATTCAGGCAATAGATTTTGTGATTTATGATCTGGTGCTCTACCTTAATACCCACCCTGATGATGCGCAGGCGATTCAGCAGTACAATTATTACAGTGCTTATAGCAGCAGACTGAAGACTGAATTTGAAGCGTGTTTTGGTCCGCTTCGTTTTGGAATGCCGACGCAGGAACTCCAGCACTGGGAATGGGCTGAATCCCCATGGCCATGGCAGGTCTAA
- a CDS encoding helix-turn-helix transcriptional regulator, with amino-acid sequence MNKWVKKFEYDDSLPQLSEIHEGLEQFEGVPLDSPGFNLSHRDRMICFLYTVKETSGMTSDEIADQFGLTRARIYAILRKDESKRYMSHLNDLMFEELWQDTVREMRKILKKSHSESNKIKVMEMVLKSKGMYKNEMSVTVKQEEQYDLEAKKREIIEMDLEKLD; translated from the coding sequence TTGAATAAGTGGGTAAAGAAATTTGAGTATGACGATTCACTCCCACAATTGAGTGAAATTCATGAAGGTCTTGAACAATTTGAAGGAGTTCCATTGGATTCTCCTGGATTCAATTTGAGTCATAGAGATAGAATGATCTGTTTTCTATACACGGTTAAAGAAACAAGTGGAATGACAAGTGACGAAATTGCGGATCAATTTGGACTCACAAGAGCACGTATTTACGCTATCTTGAGAAAAGATGAGTCAAAACGTTATATGTCACATTTGAATGACCTTATGTTTGAAGAATTGTGGCAAGACACCGTTAGGGAAATGAGAAAGATTCTAAAGAAATCTCATAGTGAATCCAATAAAATCAAGGTCATGGAAATGGTGTTGAAATCAAAAGGTATGTACAAGAATGAAATGAGTGTGACGGTTAAACAAGAAGAACAATATGACCTTGAAGCTAAGAAAAGAGAGATCATTGAAATGGACTTGGAGAAATTGGATTAA
- a CDS encoding VOC family protein yields the protein MFTKLGQVMLYVKDQQAARRFWTEKAGFQVIAEESSHGMHWIEIAPDQDSETTIVLHDKAAVEKMSPGVHLGTPSLMFYSHQLDVLYQDLTAKGVTVGEIVEMPSGRVFNFADDEGQYFAVMEK from the coding sequence ATGTTTACAAAACTCGGACAGGTCATGTTGTATGTCAAGGATCAGCAGGCAGCCAGACGTTTCTGGACAGAAAAAGCAGGTTTTCAGGTCATTGCAGAAGAAAGCTCACACGGTATGCACTGGATTGAGATCGCACCTGATCAGGACTCGGAAACCACAATTGTCCTTCATGACAAAGCAGCTGTTGAGAAGATGTCACCGGGTGTTCATCTCGGCACACCTTCCCTGATGTTTTACAGCCATCAGCTTGACGTACTTTATCAGGATCTTACAGCAAAAGGCGTAACGGTCGGGGAGATTGTGGAGATGCCGTCCGGAAGGGTATTTAATTTTGCTGATGATGAGGGTCAGTATTTTGCAGTGATGGAAAAGTAA
- a CDS encoding spore coat associated protein CotJA produces MSQPNNPFRRFHTPFRGMFDPCPPLGPKVYVVPPNLFIGFQPPDFPQFPPLEALKKGTLWEPFFDYYESPYRG; encoded by the coding sequence ATGTCTCAGCCGAATAACCCATTCAGACGTTTTCACACTCCATTCCGGGGAATGTTCGATCCATGCCCGCCGCTTGGTCCAAAAGTATATGTCGTACCGCCAAACTTATTTATCGGATTCCAGCCACCTGATTTCCCCCAGTTCCCACCTTTAGAAGCACTCAAAAAAGGCACGCTCTGGGAACCGTTTTTTGATTACTACGAGAGCCCCTATCGCGGATAA
- a CDS encoding formate/nitrite transporter family protein: MEQSTIEKLLGAATLKRDLLKEQPNHYIVRAMLAGMYVGMAVVMAFRLAQPFYEAASPATYFINAIFFGVAFCLILYGKTELFTSNTMYMVVGAMKKKTNWMDTLRVWGACYLGNLVGILFFTGLIVMTGLFATMDPAESYLITAAEKKMNLPYSEMFFRAILANWLVCLAVWIPLQVKDDMSKIVLMILFVFTFFISGYEHSIANMALFSIALTAPHTALVTVQAAVENVLIVTLGNIVGGAFFVGVLYTYLNSVKKEKELTSSAKASTHKAALEK, translated from the coding sequence ATGGAACAGTCTACAATTGAGAAATTATTAGGCGCCGCTACTTTAAAAAGAGACTTACTGAAGGAGCAGCCAAATCATTATATAGTACGTGCGATGCTTGCCGGCATGTATGTGGGAATGGCCGTTGTGATGGCATTCCGCCTGGCGCAGCCGTTTTACGAGGCAGCATCACCGGCGACTTATTTTATTAATGCAATCTTCTTTGGCGTTGCATTTTGCTTAATTTTATATGGGAAAACGGAGCTTTTTACATCAAATACGATGTATATGGTCGTCGGCGCGATGAAGAAAAAGACGAACTGGATGGACACACTGCGCGTATGGGGCGCATGCTACCTTGGGAATCTGGTCGGTATTTTATTTTTCACAGGACTCATTGTGATGACCGGACTTTTTGCCACAATGGACCCGGCAGAATCTTATCTGATCACGGCTGCTGAAAAGAAAATGAACCTGCCTTATTCAGAGATGTTCTTCAGAGCGATCCTTGCCAACTGGCTTGTCTGTCTGGCTGTATGGATTCCGCTTCAGGTAAAGGATGACATGTCTAAAATTGTACTGATGATTTTATTTGTCTTCACCTTCTTTATTTCCGGATATGAACATAGCATTGCAAACATGGCACTGTTCTCAATCGCACTGACAGCACCGCACACGGCACTTGTCACTGTACAGGCAGCGGTAGAAAACGTGCTGATCGTCACGCTTGGTAACATCGTTGGAGGCGCGTTCTTTGTAGGCGTTCTCTACACATATCTCAACTCAGTAAAGAAAGAAAAAGAACTTACATCATCTGCTAAAGCGTCAACGCATAAGGCTGCTTTAGAAAAATAA
- the htpX gene encoding protease HtpX, whose translation MGKRILLFVLTNILVMTTIVIVWSLIVSYTGINGSFQTGGPGLGIDFISLGVFSLIVGFAGSFISLAMSRMMAKWMMKVKVLDPDGSLTAQEREVVEKVHRFSRAAGLTHMPQVGIYPSPEVNAFATGPSKKKSLVAVSQGLLDNMDDDAVEGVIAHEVAHVSNGDMVTMTLLQGIVNTFVVFLSRIVAIILSRFVREDLQFVVQFAAIIIFQILFSILGSLVVSAYSRHREFHADRGGGDLAGNDKMAHALRSLKAQVNRTNVKDHTDDSAVATMKISGKGGVMRLFSTHPDLDERIARLEQR comes from the coding sequence ATGGGCAAAAGAATTTTACTTTTTGTTTTAACGAACATCCTTGTCATGACGACAATTGTGATCGTCTGGTCACTCATTGTTTCATATACAGGAATTAACGGTTCATTCCAGACAGGTGGACCAGGGCTTGGTATTGATTTCATTTCGCTGGGTGTATTCAGTTTAATTGTAGGTTTTGCAGGATCATTCATCTCGCTTGCAATGTCACGCATGATGGCTAAATGGATGATGAAGGTAAAGGTATTAGATCCGGATGGCAGCCTGACTGCACAGGAACGTGAGGTAGTTGAAAAGGTACACCGCTTTTCACGTGCTGCAGGCTTAACGCATATGCCGCAGGTCGGGATCTATCCGTCTCCTGAAGTCAACGCCTTTGCAACCGGTCCTTCTAAAAAGAAGTCACTTGTAGCGGTATCTCAGGGGCTTCTAGATAACATGGATGACGATGCAGTTGAAGGCGTCATCGCACACGAGGTGGCACACGTATCAAATGGAGATATGGTAACAATGACATTGCTTCAGGGTATCGTGAATACATTTGTTGTATTTCTGTCGCGTATCGTTGCGATCATACTCAGCCGCTTTGTCCGTGAAGATCTGCAGTTTGTGGTGCAGTTCGCAGCAATCATTATCTTCCAGATTCTATTCTCGATTCTCGGAAGCCTGGTTGTGAGTGCCTACTCAAGACACCGTGAATTCCATGCAGACCGTGGTGGCGGTGATTTAGCAGGTAATGATAAAATGGCGCACGCACTGCGTTCATTAAAAGCACAGGTTAACCGTACAAATGTAAAAGATCATACAGATGATTCAGCTGTTGCTACGATGAAAATCAGTGGTAAGGGCGGCGTAATGAGATTGTTCTCTACTCATCCGGATCTTGATGAGCGTATTGCACGTTTGGAACAGCGATAA
- a CDS encoding flavin monoamine oxidase family protein produces the protein MNQPVLIVGAGLSGLYTASLLSDNGITCKVIESRDRIGGRVLSEEAAGSRFDLGPTWFWPEHEPAITALIKKLGLKTFTQHTKGELLFEQAADSPAQRHTLPAHAAERSERVEGGMQSLIEAVAKTLPAETVELNTTVTEIEMNQKNEVSVHAVNGDEEDVSYEAASVILALPPRLLKRISFSPELTGLSDLPTWMGGQAKIISIYDRPFWREKGLSGQAMSWIGPLQEIHDASPQKGPGALFGFFSLTAAQRLEIGEEKVKTLVKDQFERLYGREAGQPVALLYKDWATDTDTAADEDALPLTDFPQYQPQRPFDVKDPWHHTLFFAGTETSSGSGGHLEGAIRSAERVAASIIKLN, from the coding sequence ATGAATCAACCAGTACTTATCGTCGGAGCAGGGTTAAGCGGTTTATATACGGCATCATTACTTTCAGACAATGGAATCACGTGTAAAGTGATCGAATCAAGAGACAGAATCGGAGGAAGGGTTCTGTCTGAAGAGGCTGCAGGGTCAAGGTTTGACCTGGGACCAACCTGGTTTTGGCCGGAACATGAGCCAGCCATTACAGCGCTCATAAAAAAGCTCGGATTAAAAACATTCACCCAGCACACAAAAGGTGAACTGTTATTTGAACAGGCTGCTGACAGCCCTGCACAGCGACATACCCTGCCTGCTCATGCGGCTGAACGGTCGGAGCGCGTTGAAGGTGGCATGCAGTCACTGATCGAAGCAGTCGCAAAGACGCTCCCTGCCGAAACAGTGGAATTAAATACAACGGTAACTGAGATTGAAATGAATCAGAAAAATGAAGTGAGCGTTCATGCAGTGAATGGAGATGAGGAGGACGTGTCGTATGAAGCAGCCTCAGTCATACTTGCACTTCCCCCGCGCCTGTTGAAAAGGATTTCCTTTTCACCTGAGCTGACCGGATTGTCTGATCTGCCAACCTGGATGGGTGGGCAGGCAAAAATCATCTCAATTTATGATCGTCCTTTCTGGCGTGAAAAAGGTCTTTCGGGTCAGGCGATGAGCTGGATCGGACCACTTCAGGAAATTCATGATGCATCACCGCAAAAAGGACCCGGTGCACTGTTTGGCTTTTTCAGCTTAACAGCTGCACAGCGGCTTGAAATAGGAGAAGAAAAAGTAAAGACCCTTGTGAAGGATCAGTTTGAGAGGTTATATGGTCGGGAAGCCGGACAGCCGGTTGCTTTATTGTATAAGGACTGGGCAACAGACACTGATACAGCAGCAGATGAAGATGCGCTGCCGCTGACTGATTTCCCCCAGTATCAACCGCAGCGTCCATTTGATGTAAAAGATCCCTGGCACCATACATTATTCTTTGCCGGAACAGAAACATCTTCAGGATCCGGGGGGCATTTAGAAGGGGCGATCCGGTCAGCAGAGCGGGTGGCTGCCTCAATCATCAAGCTGAATTAA
- a CDS encoding helix-turn-helix domain-containing protein, whose translation MKRKMNKKELKAVRLILGLQQQEFADILGVSKGHLSRTESNGKDSYDVSDKLDELVKYKLNAMEINVVEILELAKKRGMLK comes from the coding sequence TTGAAAAGAAAAATGAACAAAAAAGAATTGAAAGCTGTTCGTCTTATTCTTGGATTGCAGCAACAAGAGTTTGCGGATATTTTGGGAGTTTCAAAAGGTCACTTATCACGTACTGAAAGCAATGGAAAAGACTCCTATGACGTGAGTGACAAACTTGATGAACTTGTGAAATACAAATTGAATGCAATGGAGATCAACGTTGTTGAAATCCTTGAACTTGCAAAGAAACGAGGAATGTTGAAATGA